One part of the Paenibacillus silvisoli genome encodes these proteins:
- a CDS encoding GntR family transcriptional regulator, with the protein MLNDNKPLYSQILGILRERISQGEYVTGQQLPTELELAEQFGVSRITSKRALIELEREGLIYRRRGSGSFVKKRDEAKKAVEMKTAPANNRIISMILPFVSPNNSLEHMQGVANYVESKGYYLSIHNSDWNSERERELLISLPKRGTSGIILYPVSTQHNLDVIHALHVNEYPIVTLDQYYNLLSMGSAVSDNFDGGYTAACKLIELGHSRIAFISTVGIQYRSTVRDRFFGYSKALSDNGIPHDIDLIFSDLPREAEGVTAVRREFYKNLLLRLQELRVTAIQAEHDMVAFDCMKAALELGIKVPEELSIIGFDNNDMSIQADIPISTLEQNYAEIGRRSAMMVVDQLESGTIQRERAVIPVKWISRQSVGPGPELQDLND; encoded by the coding sequence GTGCTGAACGATAATAAACCGTTATATAGTCAAATACTCGGGATTTTGCGCGAGCGCATCTCCCAAGGGGAATATGTTACCGGTCAGCAGCTTCCGACGGAACTTGAGCTCGCGGAGCAGTTCGGCGTCAGCCGCATCACGTCCAAACGCGCATTGATTGAGCTTGAACGAGAAGGTCTGATTTACCGAAGACGGGGAAGCGGCAGCTTCGTCAAGAAGCGGGATGAAGCGAAGAAGGCGGTCGAAATGAAGACGGCGCCTGCCAACAACCGGATCATATCGATGATTCTGCCTTTCGTATCGCCTAATAATTCATTGGAGCATATGCAAGGCGTCGCCAACTACGTAGAGTCGAAAGGCTACTATTTAAGCATTCATAACAGCGATTGGAACTCCGAGCGGGAGAGAGAGCTGCTCATTTCGCTGCCCAAAAGGGGCACGTCCGGCATTATTCTCTACCCGGTCAGCACCCAGCATAACCTGGATGTCATCCACGCGCTCCACGTCAATGAATATCCGATCGTCACGCTCGATCAGTATTATAATTTGTTGTCGATGGGCAGCGCCGTTTCGGACAACTTTGACGGCGGCTATACGGCCGCTTGCAAGCTGATCGAGCTGGGCCATTCCCGCATCGCGTTCATTTCCACCGTCGGCATCCAGTACCGGAGCACGGTGCGCGACCGGTTCTTCGGCTACAGCAAAGCGCTGAGCGACAATGGGATTCCGCATGATATCGATTTGATCTTCAGCGATTTGCCGCGCGAAGCGGAGGGCGTAACCGCGGTACGACGCGAATTTTATAAGAATCTGCTGCTCAGGCTGCAGGAGCTGCGCGTTACCGCGATTCAAGCCGAGCACGATATGGTCGCGTTCGATTGCATGAAAGCGGCGCTGGAGCTCGGCATCAAAGTGCCCGAGGAGCTGTCGATTATCGGCTTCGATAATAACGATATGAGCATACAGGCCGATATTCCGATTTCGACGCTGGAGCAGAACTATGCGGAAATCGGGCGGCGTTCGGCGATGATGGTCGTCGATCAGCTGGAGAGCGGTACGATTCAACGGGAACGGGCCGTCATCCCCGTCAAGTGGATTAGCAGACAGTCGGTCGGACCTGGACCGGAGCTGCAAGATTTGAACGATTAA